Proteins from one Deinococcus sp. AB2017081 genomic window:
- a CDS encoding NUDIX hydrolase, translating to MSDERGLEVAGLGNLLVWLVVRDGAGRVLLGRRDGSAYGHGLWGLPGGQVEDGEGLPEAAARELWEETGLTADPLSLTVLGVRRYQVDGVRGVDVLFRVHEVNGVPEPLHKTSEVGWFAPEALPADALPWIAPVLDAFLSGGARVAEQLTDVAAVRALPG from the coding sequence GTGTCTGATGAACGTGGCCTTGAAGTGGCTGGGCTGGGGAACCTGCTGGTGTGGTTGGTCGTGCGGGACGGCGCGGGCCGGGTGCTGCTGGGCCGCCGGGACGGTTCTGCGTACGGGCACGGGTTGTGGGGCCTGCCGGGCGGGCAGGTCGAGGACGGCGAGGGCCTGCCGGAAGCGGCGGCGCGGGAACTGTGGGAAGAAACCGGTCTGACGGCTGATCCCCTGTCCCTGACCGTGCTGGGCGTGCGGCGGTATCAGGTGGATGGCGTGCGCGGCGTGGATGTGCTGTTCCGCGTGCACGAAGTGAACGGTGTCCCTGAGCCGCTGCACAAGACCTCGGAGGTGGGCTGGTTCGCGCCGGAGGCCCTGCCTGCCGACGCGCTGCCGTGGATCGCGCCCGTGCTGGACGCCTTCCTGAGTGGTGGGGCGCGCGTGGCCGAGCAGCTGACGGATGTGGCGGCCGTGCGTGCTCTGCCCGGCTGA
- a CDS encoding MDR family MFS transporter — translation MTSPTPSVPTHAGASLSPREKLLAFTGILTVLFLASLNLTVVGSAMPRVISDLGGFHLYAWAFTAYSLATTIAIPIVGTISDRFGRRPLLLFGIAVFALCSVALGFVTSMEQLIVWRALQGIGGGTLMAMSFTAIADIFTPIERGKYQGYTGAVWGVSSVVGPLVGGFLTDHLGWRSVFFVNIPFALLAAVVIFRFFRLPAPGVRGHFDALGAALLAGTVTALTLAMSWGGGTYAWGSPTILGLLATTLALGAWYAAHSRTQERPILNLRLMRERSIFTASMAGLLVSAGMYAAILYLPLYMQGVRGSSASGSGLALAPLMGGIILTSTLSGQIVSRTGRYKWMVLTGAAVATAALLLATQLSLATPLILAVGLMVLLGIGLGPVNSQLTLAVQNAAPREQLGSATGGNQFFRQIGGTLAVSLFGALVNAQLAANLGPALPAAARDLPAAVQGAIANPNVLSSQQATQALGGALGQAGHPELLTPILNALRGVLMGAIDHVFLVSAILVGLAFVVVLFLPERPLKGRATVKIEETRLEGAGATD, via the coding sequence ATGACCAGTCCCACCCCATCCGTTCCCACCCACGCGGGAGCCAGCCTCAGCCCGCGCGAGAAGCTCCTCGCGTTCACCGGCATCCTGACCGTCCTGTTCCTCGCCAGCCTCAACCTCACGGTGGTCGGCAGCGCCATGCCGCGCGTGATCTCCGACCTGGGCGGCTTCCACCTGTACGCATGGGCGTTCACGGCATATTCGCTGGCCACGACCATCGCCATTCCCATCGTGGGCACCATCAGCGACCGCTTCGGCCGGCGGCCGCTGCTGCTGTTCGGCATCGCCGTGTTCGCCCTGTGCTCGGTCGCGCTGGGCTTCGTGACCAGCATGGAACAGCTGATCGTGTGGCGGGCGCTGCAGGGCATCGGCGGCGGCACCCTGATGGCCATGAGCTTCACCGCCATCGCGGACATCTTCACGCCCATCGAACGCGGCAAGTACCAGGGCTACACCGGCGCGGTGTGGGGCGTGAGCAGCGTGGTCGGGCCGCTCGTCGGAGGCTTCCTGACCGATCACCTGGGCTGGCGCAGCGTGTTCTTCGTGAACATCCCCTTCGCCCTGCTGGCGGCGGTCGTCATCTTCCGCTTCTTCCGCCTGCCGGCTCCCGGTGTGCGTGGCCACTTCGATGCGCTGGGGGCCGCGCTGCTGGCCGGCACCGTCACCGCCCTGACCCTCGCCATGAGCTGGGGCGGCGGCACGTATGCGTGGGGCAGCCCCACCATCCTGGGCCTGCTGGCCACGACCCTGGCGCTGGGCGCGTGGTACGCCGCGCATTCCCGCACGCAGGAGCGCCCGATCCTGAACCTGCGCCTCATGCGCGAACGCTCGATCTTCACGGCGTCGATGGCGGGCCTGCTGGTCAGTGCAGGGATGTACGCCGCGATCCTGTACCTGCCGCTGTACATGCAGGGCGTGCGCGGCTCCAGTGCCAGCGGCAGCGGCCTGGCCCTGGCTCCGCTGATGGGCGGCATCATCCTGACCTCGACCCTGTCGGGGCAGATCGTGAGCCGCACCGGCCGCTACAAGTGGATGGTGCTGACCGGCGCGGCCGTCGCCACCGCCGCACTGCTGCTCGCCACGCAGCTCTCGCTGGCCACGCCCCTGATCCTCGCCGTGGGGCTGATGGTGCTGCTGGGCATCGGCCTGGGGCCGGTGAACAGTCAGCTGACCCTGGCGGTGCAGAACGCCGCGCCGCGCGAACAGCTCGGCAGCGCGACCGGCGGCAACCAGTTCTTCCGGCAGATCGGCGGCACGCTGGCCGTCAGCCTGTTCGGGGCGCTCGTGAACGCGCAGCTCGCCGCGAACCTCGGCCCGGCGCTGCCCGCCGCCGCCCGTGACCTGCCCGCCGCCGTACAGGGGGCCATCGCCAACCCGAATGTCCTGAGCAGCCAGCAGGCGACCCAGGCCCTGGGGGGCGCCCTCGGGCAGGCCGGGCACCCGGAACTGCTGACCCCGATCCTGAACGCCCTGCGCGGCGTGCTGATGGGTGCCATCGACCACGTGTTCCTGGTGTCCGCGATCCTGGTCGGGCTGGCCTTCGTGGTGGTTCTCTTCCTGCCGGAGCGCCCGCTGAAGGGCCGGGCCACCGTGAAGATCGAGGAGACCCGGCTGGAGGGGGCGGGGGCGACGGACTGA
- a CDS encoding VOC family protein: MTAHLDHLVIAARTLDEGRAWLEGRVGVSMQPGGTHDTFGTHNAVLSLGPDAYLEVIAVDPDAPVPPRSRWFALDTDEMRGRLEAGPALIHWVAAVEGLTPSADVLELSRGDNRWRLTVATDGALPMYGVAPSLIHWLSPPPPTRLADAGVRLVKLQLGTAHPDRLRARLDALEFDGEVEVYEAPQAELRAVLQTPGGLVTL, from the coding sequence ATGACTGCCCATCTCGACCATCTGGTCATCGCCGCCCGCACCCTGGACGAGGGCCGGGCGTGGCTGGAGGGTCGCGTGGGCGTGTCCATGCAGCCCGGCGGCACGCACGACACCTTCGGGACCCACAACGCCGTGCTGTCTCTGGGGCCGGACGCCTACCTGGAGGTCATCGCCGTGGATCCGGACGCGCCCGTCCCGCCGCGCTCCCGCTGGTTCGCGCTGGACACGGACGAGATGCGCGGGCGCCTGGAGGCCGGCCCGGCCCTGATCCACTGGGTCGCCGCCGTCGAGGGCCTGACCCCCAGCGCGGACGTGCTGGAACTGTCGCGCGGCGACAACCGCTGGCGGCTGACCGTCGCGACCGACGGGGCGCTGCCCATGTACGGCGTCGCGCCGTCGCTGATTCACTGGCTGAGCCCGCCGCCCCCCACCCGGCTGGCGGACGCCGGGGTGCGGCTCGTGAAACTCCAGCTCGGCACGGCGCACCCGGATCGGCTGCGGGCCCGGCTGGACGCCCTGGAATTCGATGGCGAGGTCGAGGTCTACGAGGCCCCACAGGCGGAGCTGCGGGCAGTGCTCCAGACGCCGGGTGGACTCGTCACGCTGTAG
- a CDS encoding NAD(P)/FAD-dependent oxidoreductase codes for MLDVLVIGGGLAGLTAARTLTRAGKRVRVLEAAPEVGGRVRSRVVDGFTIDAGYQVLFPSYPAVLRQLDLGALDLVPIPPSAVVRRGSRAAVLGDPIRDPAGLLSTLTTRVLPLGDKLRVVKLAASLRAPAPHTLLTGPDESTEGYLRRQGFSDVALDVFFRPFFGGIFLDRRLGTSARLFRYYFRMLMDGGAALPRAGMGAITAQLAQGVDVRTDTRVTRLVPHGEHVTAATSAGEIDARHVIVATDPDTTQQLTGEPVSRGSVGSTYLHYAAQERIDPETRLLLNAEDGLINNAQWVSSGVPGRAPAGQHLLTVSVLGLPELDDDALDARVRGELSRWYGQEAALRLRTLLTERIRHAQYPQPPEYAATLPGHATDLPGVLLAGEITSMSGIQGAMESGEKAAAIVLGDLAGMSRPRGA; via the coding sequence ATGCTCGACGTTCTGGTGATCGGTGGGGGCCTTGCGGGCCTCACGGCGGCGCGCACCCTGACCCGTGCGGGGAAGCGGGTGCGGGTGCTGGAGGCAGCCCCGGAGGTGGGCGGCCGGGTGCGCTCGCGCGTGGTGGACGGCTTCACCATCGATGCCGGGTACCAGGTGCTGTTTCCGTCGTATCCGGCGGTGCTCCGCCAGCTCGACCTCGGGGCGCTCGACCTCGTGCCGATTCCTCCGTCTGCGGTCGTGCGGCGCGGGTCACGGGCGGCTGTGCTGGGCGACCCCATCCGCGATCCGGCGGGGCTGCTCTCCACGCTGACCACCCGCGTGCTGCCGCTGGGCGACAAGCTCCGGGTCGTTAAGCTCGCCGCGAGCCTGCGTGCTCCCGCACCCCACACCCTGCTGACCGGCCCCGACGAATCCACGGAAGGCTACCTGCGCCGCCAGGGCTTCAGCGACGTGGCGCTGGACGTGTTCTTCCGGCCGTTCTTCGGCGGGATCTTCCTTGACCGCCGCCTGGGCACGTCGGCGCGGCTGTTCCGCTACTACTTCCGCATGCTCATGGACGGTGGGGCGGCGCTGCCCCGTGCCGGGATGGGCGCGATTACGGCGCAGCTCGCCCAGGGCGTGGATGTGCGCACCGACACCCGTGTGACCCGGCTGGTGCCACACGGCGAGCACGTCACGGCGGCCACCTCTGCCGGCGAGATCGACGCGCGGCATGTGATCGTGGCGACCGATCCCGACACCACGCAGCAGCTCACCGGCGAACCCGTGTCACGCGGCAGCGTGGGCAGCACGTACCTGCACTACGCGGCGCAGGAGCGCATCGACCCCGAGACCCGCCTGCTGCTCAATGCCGAGGACGGCCTGATCAACAACGCCCAGTGGGTCAGCAGCGGCGTGCCGGGCCGGGCTCCCGCCGGACAGCACCTCCTGACCGTCTCGGTGCTGGGCCTGCCGGAACTGGACGACGACGCGCTGGACGCCCGCGTGCGCGGCGAGCTGTCGCGCTGGTACGGGCAGGAGGCCGCCCTACGCCTGCGCACGCTGCTCACCGAGCGCATCCGCCACGCGCAGTACCCGCAGCCGCCGGAATACGCCGCCACCCTGCCCGGCCACGCCACGGATCTGCCCGGCGTGCTGCTCGCCGGCGAGATCACCTCGATGAGCGGCATCCAGGGGGCCATGGAGAGCGGGGAGAAGGCCGCTGCGATCGTCCTTGGTGACCTCGCCGGCATGAGCCGGCCGCGCGGCGCGTAA
- a CDS encoding NUDIX domain-containing protein — protein sequence MSFHLVSWLVLQDASGRVLLGRRAHTSYGEGEWGLPGGRVEAGESLAAAAVREAHEEVGVTVDAASVTPLGLCRYDHGGAQGADVFFLARAWAGQPSPLDKTSEIGWFAPDALPPDALWWVAGVLRAHLLGGARLTELLDGWDDLHILVSSPAVPGG from the coding sequence ATGAGTTTTCACCTCGTGTCGTGGCTGGTGCTTCAGGACGCCTCGGGGCGCGTGCTGCTGGGCCGCCGCGCGCACACCTCGTACGGCGAGGGTGAGTGGGGCCTGCCGGGCGGACGGGTGGAGGCCGGGGAGTCGCTGGCCGCCGCCGCCGTCCGTGAGGCGCACGAGGAAGTCGGCGTGACCGTGGATGCCGCGTCAGTGACTCCGCTGGGCCTGTGCCGCTACGACCACGGCGGGGCGCAGGGGGCCGATGTCTTCTTCCTGGCGCGGGCATGGGCGGGCCAACCGTCGCCGCTGGACAAGACGTCGGAGATCGGGTGGTTCGCGCCGGACGCCCTGCCGCCGGACGCGCTGTGGTGGGTGGCCGGGGTGCTGCGAGCCCACCTGCTGGGCGGCGCACGCCTGACCGAACTGCTGGACGGCTGGGACGACCTGCACATCCTGGTGTCATCCCCGGCTGTCCCTGGAGGATGA
- a CDS encoding CynX/NimT family MFS transporter, with translation MIPADSRPRRAPPSWLLVAGVVLVALNLRPAIAGFGPLLPQIQAQLHLSAATAGLLTTIPLLCWGVLALTAPLLTRRWSSEAVILAMVAVLGVGALLRAGPTLGVMLLGTVLVGAGIAVVNVLLPSLVRREFPAQVGVMLGVYTLAVVGGATLASAVAVPLQVAGGSWQASLATWSGLALLGAVAWLPAVRGRPHRSVGTVPVWRELFRNPHAWPVTLFMGTQSLVFFTWLAWLPRVWHDQGLSAGVAGGLLSLGNVVQLPFALFMPILAGRFGVWPLIVMSVILDVVGLLGLLLVPAHPLVWTLLLGAGCGSTFPLALYLMAVRADTPAQAPQLSALAQGVGYSLAALGPVAFGALHDRTGGWSAPLWFLIVDTGLVLVTGYWACRPARGTA, from the coding sequence ATGATCCCTGCCGATTCCCGGCCGCGCCGCGCTCCGCCCTCCTGGCTGCTGGTCGCGGGCGTGGTGCTCGTGGCCCTGAACCTGCGTCCGGCCATCGCAGGCTTCGGGCCGCTGCTGCCGCAGATCCAGGCGCAGCTGCACCTGAGTGCCGCCACGGCGGGTCTGCTGACCACCATCCCGCTGCTGTGCTGGGGTGTGCTGGCCCTGACCGCGCCCCTGCTGACGCGCCGCTGGAGCAGCGAGGCCGTGATCCTGGCCATGGTCGCCGTGCTGGGGGTGGGTGCCCTGTTGCGGGCCGGGCCGACCCTGGGCGTGATGCTGCTGGGCACCGTGCTGGTCGGAGCGGGCATTGCCGTGGTGAACGTGCTGCTGCCCAGCCTGGTGCGCCGTGAGTTTCCCGCGCAGGTCGGGGTGATGCTCGGGGTCTACACACTGGCGGTCGTGGGCGGGGCCACGCTCGCGTCGGCAGTCGCGGTGCCGCTCCAGGTCGCGGGCGGGTCGTGGCAGGCCTCGCTGGCCACGTGGTCGGGACTGGCGCTGCTGGGGGCCGTGGCGTGGCTGCCTGCGGTGAGGGGCCGGCCCCACCGATCGGTGGGCACGGTGCCGGTGTGGCGGGAGCTGTTCCGCAACCCCCACGCGTGGCCGGTCACGCTGTTCATGGGTACGCAGTCGCTGGTGTTCTTCACGTGGCTGGCGTGGCTGCCGCGTGTGTGGCACGACCAGGGCCTGAGTGCCGGGGTGGCCGGGGGGCTGCTGTCGCTGGGGAACGTGGTGCAGCTGCCGTTCGCGCTGTTCATGCCGATCCTGGCGGGCCGGTTCGGCGTGTGGCCGCTGATCGTGATGTCCGTGATCCTGGACGTGGTGGGCCTGCTGGGGCTGCTGCTGGTGCCCGCGCACCCGCTGGTGTGGACGCTGCTGCTCGGCGCAGGCTGCGGCAGCACCTTCCCGCTTGCGCTGTACCTGATGGCCGTGCGGGCCGACACGCCGGCGCAGGCCCCGCAGCTGTCCGCGCTGGCGCAGGGGGTCGGGTACTCGCTGGCGGCGCTGGGGCCGGTGGCCTTCGGGGCGCTGCACGACCGCACCGGCGGGTGGAGCGCGCCGCTGTGGTTCCTGATCGTGGACACGGGGCTGGTGCTCGTGACCGGGTACTGGGCGTGCCGCCCTGCACGGGGAACCGCATGA
- a CDS encoding thiamine ABC transporter substrate-binding protein, translating into MRRTAVYLTVLLAGAAHAQTTLTVVTHDSFDVDKKLVAAFETQNNARVRFVKGGDAGDLLNRLILTRRAPIADVVYGLDNSLLARARSADVLTPYVSPRLSTVPAARRLDEAGTLNTVDYGYVALNYDRAYFQKAGLALPKTLDELATPTYAKLTVVQSPATSSPGLAFLLATVTHYGEAGAWTWWKTARTNGMKITRGWSDAYNKDFSKNGGKYPIVLSYASSPAAEVYYADGYDPKKPPQQAPTGTLLLPGSTWLQLEGVGILKGTKQPALARKFVDFMLSAPVQADIPTRMWVYPAVSSTPLDPVYTFAQVPSTANATNTVPANPQRLVDAWITQVLRAR; encoded by the coding sequence ATGCGTAGAACTGCTGTGTACCTGACCGTGCTCCTGGCCGGAGCCGCCCACGCCCAGACGACCCTGACAGTCGTGACCCACGATTCCTTCGACGTGGACAAGAAACTTGTCGCCGCCTTCGAGACGCAGAACAACGCGAGGGTGCGCTTCGTGAAGGGCGGCGATGCCGGCGACCTGCTGAACCGCCTGATCCTGACGCGCCGTGCGCCCATTGCCGATGTCGTGTACGGCCTGGACAACAGCCTGCTGGCCCGCGCCAGGTCGGCCGATGTGCTCACGCCGTACGTGTCTCCGAGGCTCAGCACCGTGCCCGCCGCCCGCCGCCTGGACGAGGCCGGAACCCTGAACACCGTGGATTACGGCTACGTGGCCCTGAACTACGACCGTGCGTACTTCCAGAAGGCCGGGCTGGCGCTGCCGAAGACCCTGGACGAACTGGCGACCCCCACCTACGCGAAGCTGACGGTCGTGCAGAGCCCCGCGACCAGCAGCCCCGGTCTGGCCTTCCTGCTCGCCACCGTGACCCACTACGGCGAGGCCGGCGCATGGACGTGGTGGAAGACCGCCCGCACGAACGGCATGAAGATCACCCGTGGCTGGAGCGACGCCTACAACAAGGACTTCAGCAAGAACGGCGGGAAATACCCCATCGTGCTGAGCTACGCCAGCAGCCCCGCCGCCGAGGTCTACTACGCCGACGGCTACGACCCGAAGAAGCCCCCGCAGCAGGCGCCCACCGGCACCCTGCTGCTGCCCGGCAGCACGTGGCTGCAGCTGGAAGGCGTGGGCATCCTGAAGGGCACGAAGCAGCCCGCCCTGGCGAGGAAGTTCGTGGACTTCATGCTGAGCGCCCCCGTGCAGGCCGACATCCCCACCCGCATGTGGGTCTACCCGGCGGTGAGCAGCACGCCGCTCGACCCCGTGTACACGTTTGCCCAGGTGCCCAGCACCGCCAACGCGACGAACACGGTGCCCGCCAACCCCCAGCGCCTGGTGGATGCGTGGATCACGCAGGTTCTGAGGGCGAGATAA
- a CDS encoding ABC transporter ATP-binding protein — MTALDLHHLHKSFGTVQAVQEVSLSVAAGETLTLLGPSGCGKSTVLRCVAGLERPDSGRVEVAGRDVTALPPEARHVGLVFQDYALFPHLSVLGNVAYGPRMRGAARTTAEAQAREVLALVGLEALASRRVTQLSGGQQQRVALARALATGAGLLLLDEPLSNLDEQRREELRSELRALFARVGAGVLLVTHDQREALALSDRVAVMRSGRVVQQGAAPQVFDRPATAWVAAFLGWENLLPGGPGRVRLVPETAVRLGTGDAFPVTRRQRTDTGLTVTVAHPHGPLTLHLSAREAAALDGDALRVDVDASRVLDVPDDRVDGAAP, encoded by the coding sequence TTGACTGCACTAGATCTTCATCACCTCCACAAATCCTTCGGCACCGTTCAGGCCGTGCAGGAGGTGTCGCTCTCGGTCGCGGCTGGCGAGACGCTGACATTGCTGGGGCCGTCGGGCTGCGGGAAGAGCACGGTGCTGCGCTGCGTGGCAGGCCTGGAGCGGCCAGATTCGGGTCGGGTGGAGGTCGCCGGGCGGGACGTGACGGCCCTACCGCCGGAGGCGCGGCACGTGGGGCTGGTCTTTCAGGACTACGCCCTGTTTCCGCACCTGAGCGTGCTGGGCAACGTGGCCTACGGTCCCCGGATGCGCGGCGCGGCGCGGACGACCGCCGAGGCGCAGGCCCGCGAGGTGCTGGCCCTGGTCGGCCTGGAGGCGCTGGCCTCGCGCCGCGTGACGCAGCTGTCCGGCGGGCAGCAGCAGCGCGTGGCCCTGGCCCGCGCCCTGGCGACCGGGGCGGGGCTGCTCCTGCTGGACGAGCCGCTGTCGAATCTGGACGAACAGCGGCGCGAGGAACTGCGCTCGGAGCTGCGGGCCCTGTTCGCGCGGGTCGGGGCGGGCGTGCTGCTGGTCACGCACGACCAGCGCGAGGCACTGGCCCTGAGTGACCGGGTGGCGGTCATGCGGTCAGGCCGCGTGGTGCAGCAGGGCGCGGCGCCACAGGTGTTCGACCGGCCCGCGACCGCGTGGGTGGCGGCTTTCCTGGGCTGGGAGAACCTCCTTCCGGGCGGGCCGGGGCGGGTGCGACTGGTACCCGAGACGGCCGTGCGGCTGGGCACGGGCGACGCGTTCCCGGTCACCCGGCGCCAGCGCACCGACACCGGCCTGACCGTGACCGTGGCTCATCCCCACGGCCCGCTGACCCTCCACCTGAGTGCGCGGGAGGCGGCGGCGCTGGACGGCGACGCGCTGCGCGTGGACGTGGACGCCTCGCGCGTGCTGGACGTGCCGGACGACCGGGTGGACGGAGCGGCGCCGTGA
- a CDS encoding thiamine diphosphokinase yields MTAWILVGGRLVCTAALLALPRPDLVVAADGGARHADVLGVRVDAWVGDFDSSDGVELDAPREVHPAAKDETDAELAVRDALARGARELVFVGAFGGRFDHTAALLLGGVRLAREHGLGVTLTSGDEWAWPLLPGAGLRVDVPAGVTLSVVACSDLRGLTLSGVRWPLDRADVPLGSGWTVSNEAQGGPVTATLQEGWALVTALYGGIPSA; encoded by the coding sequence GTGACCGCGTGGATTCTGGTCGGAGGACGGCTGGTGTGCACGGCCGCGCTGCTGGCCCTGCCGCGCCCGGATCTGGTCGTCGCGGCCGACGGCGGGGCCCGCCACGCCGACGTGCTGGGCGTGCGCGTGGACGCCTGGGTCGGGGACTTCGATTCTTCAGACGGTGTGGAGCTGGACGCGCCGCGCGAGGTGCATCCGGCCGCCAAGGACGAGACCGACGCGGAACTGGCGGTTCGGGACGCCCTGGCACGGGGCGCACGCGAGCTGGTCTTCGTGGGGGCCTTCGGCGGGCGCTTCGACCACACGGCCGCGCTCCTGCTGGGCGGCGTGCGGCTGGCGCGGGAACACGGCCTGGGCGTCACCCTGACCAGCGGCGACGAGTGGGCCTGGCCCCTGCTGCCCGGCGCAGGCCTGCGCGTGGACGTGCCCGCCGGCGTGACCCTGAGTGTGGTCGCGTGCTCCGACCTGCGCGGCCTGACCCTGTCGGGCGTGCGCTGGCCGCTGGACAGGGCCGATGTGCCGCTCGGCAGCGGCTGGACGGTCAGCAACGAGGCGCAGGGCGGCCCCGTCACGGCGACACTTCAGGAGGGCTGGGCGCTGGTTACGGCGCTGTACGGCGGAATTCCGTCGGCATAA
- a CDS encoding MarR family winged helix-turn-helix transcriptional regulator, which yields MSLHLPPTPSPSDDLYDVVRLTLRLSRRFKHALDEPLEQATGLNTKELVVLAAIMDGASTPGKVAAAQNLPAPTVTRIITTLVEAGLVERVTDPTDLRRFELRLTPQGQATRASVRANGMTIVGTHFGHVPDATVQAALHALRALHEVLNAAPLTTGRTA from the coding sequence ATGAGTCTTCACCTTCCCCCCACCCCTAGCCCCAGCGATGATCTGTATGACGTCGTGCGGCTCACGCTGCGGCTCTCGCGGCGGTTCAAGCATGCCTTGGACGAACCGCTGGAGCAGGCCACCGGCCTGAACACCAAGGAACTTGTCGTGCTGGCGGCGATCATGGACGGCGCGAGCACGCCCGGCAAAGTCGCCGCCGCGCAGAACCTGCCGGCTCCCACCGTGACCCGCATCATCACCACCCTGGTCGAGGCCGGACTGGTCGAGCGCGTGACCGACCCCACCGATCTGCGCCGCTTCGAGCTGCGCCTCACGCCGCAGGGGCAGGCGACCCGTGCCAGCGTCCGCGCGAATGGCATGACCATCGTCGGAACGCACTTCGGGCACGTCCCCGACGCCACCGTGCAGGCCGCCCTGCACGCCCTGCGCGCCCTGCACGAGGTGTTGAACGCCGCCCCCCTCACCACCGGGAGAACCGCATGA
- a CDS encoding ABC transporter permease → MPRTLLTLPALLFITAFLAVPLARTLLEGGVNLGIWQDPYFLGRLAWTLAQAAGTAGLALLLGAPLAYLLSRHDVPGKALFLRLLLLPFVTPVLVAVLGLSALLGPQGWVTRWTGVDLSDTPALLILGNLFFNLPVMVRLAYGGFSRVPPNVLGAARSLGASAGRAAWTVALPLALPGLAAGTVLVFLYSALSFGLPLALGGERYGTLEVEVYQSAFQLRLPEASALILGQLALTLAATWAYVSLGRGGVGVPVAGLPRARGGALVGLLLLGTLTALICFAPLLAVALRGVLGSSGPTLSYWRGVLGDPDAGLLVWNTLRFAVMAGAGAVLLGGAFALGAWRARSRVLDVVSLLPLMVSPVSLAVGYLLAYPVLAATLPMLIAAYVLLALPLVVRSLLPALRALPPRVLEAARSLGAGSWGVLRTVTLPLTLPSLRGGAALALSTVLGEFGATLVLTRPEWATLSTGLYDRLGRPGERNLGEACALATGLLLLSALVFTLLDGGRGEVT, encoded by the coding sequence GTGCCCAGAACCCTCCTCACCCTCCCCGCCCTCCTCTTCATCACCGCCTTCCTCGCTGTCCCCCTGGCCCGCACCCTGCTGGAAGGCGGAGTCAACCTGGGCATCTGGCAGGATCCCTACTTCCTGGGCCGCCTGGCGTGGACACTCGCCCAGGCCGCCGGCACCGCCGGGCTCGCCCTGCTGCTGGGGGCTCCGCTGGCCTACCTGCTGTCCCGCCACGACGTGCCGGGCAAGGCCCTGTTCCTGCGGCTGCTGCTGCTGCCCTTCGTGACCCCGGTGCTGGTGGCGGTGCTGGGGCTGTCGGCGCTGCTGGGGCCGCAGGGCTGGGTGACCCGCTGGACGGGCGTGGATCTCAGTGACACGCCGGCGCTGCTGATCCTGGGGAACCTGTTCTTCAACCTGCCGGTCATGGTGCGGCTGGCCTACGGGGGCTTCTCGCGCGTGCCGCCGAACGTGCTGGGCGCGGCGCGGTCGCTGGGGGCGTCGGCAGGGCGGGCGGCGTGGACGGTGGCGCTGCCGCTGGCGCTGCCGGGACTGGCGGCGGGCACGGTGCTGGTGTTCCTGTACTCGGCCCTGAGCTTCGGGCTGCCTCTGGCGCTGGGCGGCGAGCGCTACGGCACCCTGGAGGTCGAGGTCTACCAGTCGGCCTTCCAGCTGCGGCTGCCCGAGGCGAGCGCCCTGATCCTGGGGCAACTGGCCCTGACGCTGGCGGCGACGTGGGCCTACGTGTCGCTGGGCCGGGGCGGGGTGGGCGTGCCGGTGGCGGGGCTGCCCAGGGCACGGGGCGGGGCGCTGGTCGGGCTGCTGCTCCTGGGCACCCTGACGGCGCTGATCTGCTTCGCGCCGCTGCTGGCCGTGGCCCTGCGGGGCGTACTGGGCTCGTCCGGCCCCACTCTGAGCTACTGGCGGGGCGTGCTGGGCGACCCGGACGCGGGCCTGCTGGTCTGGAACACCCTGCGCTTCGCGGTCATGGCCGGGGCCGGGGCGGTGCTGCTGGGCGGAGCCTTCGCGCTGGGCGCATGGCGGGCCCGGTCGCGGGTGCTGGACGTGGTGTCGCTGCTGCCGCTGATGGTCTCGCCGGTCTCTCTGGCGGTGGGCTACCTGCTGGCGTACCCGGTACTGGCCGCCACGCTGCCCATGCTGATCGCGGCCTACGTACTGCTGGCCCTGCCACTGGTCGTGCGCTCGCTGCTGCCGGCGCTGCGGGCGCTGCCACCCCGCGTGCTGGAGGCCGCCCGGTCGCTGGGTGCGGGATCATGGGGCGTGCTCCGCACCGTGACGTTGCCTCTGACCCTCCCGTCCCTGCGCGGGGGCGCGGCGCTGGCCCTGTCCACCGTGCTGGGCGAGTTCGGCGCGACCCTGGTGCTGACCCGCCCCGAGTGGGCGACCCTGAGTACCGGCCTGTACGACCGCCTGGGCCGCCCCGGCGAGCGCAACCTGGGCGAGGCGTGTGCCCTGGCGACCGGCCTGCTGCTCCTCTCGGCCCTGGTGTTCACGCTGCTGGACGGCGGGCGTGGGGAGGTGACGTGA